The following proteins come from a genomic window of Desulfobacterales bacterium:
- a CDS encoding sigma 54-interacting transcriptional regulator: MNAHDLNQYWKTVVNTIQDGVMIVNPDGTIISINKGFENISGYTHDEIVGQSCAMLQCSACEIARQGESCHWCVMFRKGELRKQKCLLTRKDGRNVHILKNASVLKDSQGNIIGAVETITDITDLMDKEMQIETIRRELEAEDRFHGMIGSTLSMKQVFELIENASQSDAPVILYGESGTGKELMARAIHEAGCRSNGPYIKVNCAALNESLLESELFGHVKGAYTGAHRSREGRFEAASGGDIFLDEIGDLPLSIQVKLLRVLEENVIERVGDHSPINVDVRIISATNRDLPQLIARGDFREDLYYRINVIPIHVPPLRERMEDIPLLARLFFSRIQLKSGKTIHGISDKALEALMKYEWPGNIRELKSAFEFAFVSCQEKIIEPHHLPPNIFYGSLTQKKDIQKKETGDLLTLNDIKKQRLTEALRIADGNQSETARLLGISRTSVWNQMKRFGIREQNTSS, translated from the coding sequence ATGAACGCCCATGATTTGAACCAATATTGGAAAACCGTCGTAAACACCATTCAGGACGGCGTGATGATCGTTAACCCGGACGGAACCATTATCAGCATCAACAAGGGGTTTGAGAATATATCGGGCTATACCCACGATGAGATTGTGGGGCAATCTTGTGCGATGTTGCAATGCAGCGCCTGTGAAATTGCACGTCAGGGAGAGAGTTGTCACTGGTGTGTTATGTTCAGGAAAGGTGAATTAAGAAAACAGAAATGTCTGCTAACGAGAAAGGATGGTCGAAACGTTCATATTCTGAAGAATGCTTCCGTTCTAAAAGACAGTCAGGGTAATATCATCGGTGCAGTGGAGACGATCACCGATATAACGGATTTGATGGATAAGGAAATGCAAATTGAAACCATTCGGCGGGAGCTGGAGGCGGAGGATCGGTTTCACGGCATGATCGGCAGCACCCTTTCGATGAAACAGGTGTTTGAATTAATAGAAAATGCTTCCCAGTCCGATGCCCCGGTCATTCTTTATGGAGAAAGCGGCACCGGGAAAGAGCTGATGGCCAGAGCGATTCATGAAGCCGGATGTCGAAGCAACGGCCCGTATATCAAAGTCAACTGCGCGGCCTTGAACGAATCCCTTCTTGAGAGTGAGTTGTTCGGGCATGTAAAAGGCGCTTATACCGGCGCGCATCGTAGCCGGGAAGGCCGCTTTGAGGCGGCCAGCGGAGGGGACATTTTTCTCGATGAAATTGGAGACTTGCCATTGTCCATACAGGTCAAGCTGTTGCGGGTTCTGGAAGAAAACGTCATTGAACGCGTTGGTGACCATTCACCGATAAATGTCGATGTGCGCATTATTTCAGCCACCAACCGGGATTTGCCGCAGTTGATCGCCAGGGGTGATTTCCGGGAGGATCTTTATTATCGAATCAACGTCATTCCCATTCATGTGCCCCCTCTTCGGGAGCGAATGGAGGATATTCCGCTGTTGGCCAGGCTTTTTTTCTCCCGCATTCAGCTTAAAAGCGGCAAGACGATTCACGGGATAAGTGATAAGGCATTGGAGGCTTTGATGAAATATGAATGGCCGGGAAATATTCGGGAACTCAAAAGCGCATTTGAATTTGCCTTTGTCTCTTGTCAGGAAAAAATCATAGAACCACATCATTTGCCGCCTAATATTTTTTACGGGTCACTTACGCAAAAGAAGGATATTCAGAAGAAAGAGACGGGCGACTTGTTAACATTAAATGATATTAAAAAACAACGTCTCACCGAGGCCCTTCGCATCGCCGACGGGAATCAATCCGAAACGGCCCGCCTGCTGGGGATTTCGCGGACCAGTGTGTGGAACCAAATGAAGCGGTTTGGCATCCGCGAGCAGAACACCAGCAGCTAA
- a CDS encoding MBL fold metallo-hydrolase: protein MFFKQYVVEGMGCLSYLIGCPMAQKACVVDPKRDVQTYLNDARKNGMQITHVVETHVHADHVSGNMELKSRTGAKICMMKDSPVRFDFVPLDEGDILEFGNASLKIINTPGHTPHGISILITDKSRGEDPWLVLTGDCLFVGDIGRPDLAGAELIHEQVENLYISLHQKLGKLPESTEVFPAHGQGSLCGKGMSAKPSSTIGFEMRHNSIFTLSKEHFKKHLTLSFPERPKSFTHIIETNKKGAPLLDRCPTQRDLSPHQVTALLTQKTVLLDTRDTASFGGVHIPGSINIGLTPQAANWIGMVIDPEADLVLVVTDEQSYSHMCTELHRIGYDNILGYLDGGIAAWQEAGLPIDHLWQIAPMRLQEKIKRKDSLRILDVRTDAERAAGHIQDSIHIPLPRLLKEIPNFPREEEIIITCGVGYRGNIAASFLAHHGFQHVHSVAGGIKAWTNAGLPLTH from the coding sequence ATGTTTTTTAAACAATATGTTGTTGAGGGGATGGGGTGCCTTTCCTATCTCATCGGCTGCCCGATGGCCCAAAAGGCTTGCGTTGTCGACCCAAAACGGGATGTGCAAACGTATCTCAATGATGCCAGAAAAAACGGAATGCAAATTACCCATGTTGTTGAAACCCATGTTCATGCCGACCATGTCAGCGGCAACATGGAACTTAAATCCCGAACTGGCGCAAAAATTTGTATGATGAAGGATTCTCCGGTCCGCTTTGATTTTGTTCCTTTGGACGAAGGGGATATTCTTGAATTCGGAAACGCATCCTTAAAAATCATCAACACGCCGGGACATACCCCCCACGGCATTTCAATCTTAATCACGGACAAAAGCCGCGGCGAAGACCCCTGGCTGGTGTTGACCGGAGACTGCCTGTTTGTGGGGGATATTGGACGGCCCGATCTGGCCGGAGCGGAATTGATCCATGAGCAGGTGGAAAACCTCTATATCTCGCTCCATCAAAAACTGGGAAAGCTGCCTGAAAGTACCGAAGTTTTCCCCGCCCACGGCCAGGGGTCTTTATGCGGCAAAGGAATGAGCGCCAAACCCAGCTCGACAATTGGGTTTGAAATGAGACATAATTCGATATTTACCTTATCCAAAGAGCATTTTAAAAAGCACCTCACCCTTTCATTTCCAGAACGCCCCAAAAGTTTTACGCACATTATCGAAACCAATAAAAAGGGCGCGCCCCTTTTAGACCGTTGCCCCACCCAACGTGATTTGTCACCCCATCAGGTTACCGCTCTTTTAACCCAAAAAACAGTTTTGCTGGATACGCGGGATACCGCATCATTTGGCGGAGTTCACATTCCCGGCAGCATCAATATCGGCCTCACACCCCAAGCCGCCAACTGGATCGGTATGGTTATCGACCCCGAAGCCGATCTGGTGCTGGTGGTTACCGATGAGCAGTCCTATAGCCATATGTGCACGGAACTGCACCGCATCGGGTATGACAATATATTGGGATATCTCGATGGTGGCATTGCCGCCTGGCAGGAGGCTGGTCTGCCCATTGACCATCTCTGGCAAATCGCGCCCATGCGCTTGCAGGAAAAAATCAAAAGGAAGGACTCGTTGCGCATCCTGGACGTTCGCACCGACGCGGAACGAGCCGCCGGTCATATTCAGGATTCCATCCATATTCCCTTGCCCCGTTTGCTGAAAGAAATTCCGAATTTTCCAAGGGAAGAAGAAATCATCATCACCTGCGGTGTCGGGTACCGGGGCAATATCGCAGCCAGCTTTTTGGCTCACCATGGATTTCAACATGTTCACAGTGTCGCCGGCGGCATCAAGGCCTGGACCAACGCTGGTCTGCCGCTGACCCATTAA
- a CDS encoding sigma 54-interacting transcriptional regulator: protein MTEKMKISPEKPLPNVTKIILESISDGVFTVDHNWRIMSFNRAAEEITGISRKEAVGRHCWEVFRSNMCEGDCALKRTMKEGTALTNISTYIVNSDKKRIPIAVSTALLKDENGDVLGGVETFRDLSLVEELRRELDARFEIGNMTSRSATMQKLFHILPQVADSDSSILIEGETGTGKELMARAIHDLSRRKDKPFVAVNCGALPDSLLESELFGYKAGAFTHALKDKPGLFSQAEGGTLLLDEIGDVSPAFQVRLLRVLEAREYQPLGAVTPVKTNVRILAATNKNLEKMVAEGTFRQDLFYRIHVVRLLLPPLRERKEDIPLLVERFIARFNRIRGRTVTGVSPEVMAILMAYHYPGNIRELENMIEHAFVLCPDGLLTPKHLPSGLMGSPIAPLDTDSREDILKTAEKQMMMAALERNHFNRLAAARELGMHKSTFFRKVKRLGILLPRVDGRTELGLNPKE, encoded by the coding sequence ATGACGGAAAAAATGAAAATAAGTCCTGAAAAACCGTTGCCCAACGTCACCAAGATCATACTGGAAAGTATCTCTGACGGCGTTTTTACGGTGGATCATAATTGGCGAATCATGTCGTTTAACCGGGCAGCCGAGGAAATCACCGGTATTTCACGCAAAGAGGCGGTGGGCCGACATTGCTGGGAGGTGTTTCGTTCCAACATGTGTGAAGGCGATTGCGCCTTGAAGCGCACCATGAAGGAGGGGACCGCGTTAACCAACATTTCCACCTATATCGTCAATAGCGATAAAAAGCGAATTCCGATTGCCGTGTCGACTGCGCTGCTTAAGGATGAAAATGGAGATGTTTTGGGCGGCGTGGAAACATTTCGGGATTTGAGTCTGGTGGAGGAGTTGCGCCGGGAACTCGATGCCCGGTTTGAAATCGGGAATATGACCAGTCGAAGTGCCACCATGCAAAAACTGTTTCATATTTTGCCCCAAGTGGCGGACAGCGACAGCTCGATTCTGATTGAAGGCGAGACGGGCACCGGAAAGGAACTCATGGCAAGGGCCATTCACGATTTGAGCCGGCGCAAGGATAAGCCGTTTGTGGCCGTTAATTGCGGCGCTTTGCCGGATTCGTTACTGGAGTCCGAGCTGTTCGGATATAAGGCCGGTGCGTTCACGCATGCGCTCAAGGACAAGCCCGGCCTTTTTTCACAGGCCGAAGGCGGCACCTTGTTGCTGGACGAAATCGGGGATGTCAGTCCCGCCTTTCAGGTCAGATTGCTGCGGGTTTTGGAAGCAAGGGAATATCAGCCCCTTGGCGCGGTTACGCCCGTGAAGACCAACGTTCGGATTTTGGCGGCCACCAATAAAAACCTTGAAAAAATGGTGGCGGAAGGAACCTTTCGGCAGGATCTTTTTTACCGAATTCATGTGGTGCGGCTGTTGCTGCCGCCTTTGCGCGAGCGCAAGGAGGATATTCCACTTCTGGTGGAACGGTTTATCGCCCGTTTCAATCGGATTCGCGGTCGAACGGTTACCGGCGTGAGCCCGGAGGTGATGGCTATTCTGATGGCGTATCATTATCCCGGCAATATTCGTGAGCTTGAAAATATGATCGAGCATGCCTTTGTTTTATGTCCCGACGGCTTGTTGACCCCGAAACATTTGCCCAGCGGCCTGATGGGCAGCCCTATCGCGCCGCTTGATACCGATAGCCGGGAAGACATATTGAAGACGGCTGAAAAACAGATGATGATGGCGGCACTCGAGCGGAATCATTTTAACCGCCTAGCCGCTGCCCGCGAGCTGGGCATGCACAAAAGCACGTTTTTTAGAAAGGTGAAACGCCTGGGGATTCTTCTGCCCAGGGTAGACGGTCGCACGGAATTGGGATTGAATCCTAAAGAGTAG
- the prxU gene encoding thioredoxin-dependent peroxiredoxin (Most members of this family contain a selenocysteine.), with protein MPEEMKIGCARPTGGPVGGTVKTEKENQPLPKKEISPMIQVGEKAPDFSAPGYQQGKFISVKLSEYLGKWVVLCFYPGDFTFVUATELSAVAEKYAEYQKLGAEILSMSIDSVFVHKMWDDHELSKMVTGGIPFPMLSDAGGNVGKVFGVFNEIAGVENRGRFIIDPEGVLQGYEVLTPPVGRNMLETLRQIQAFQVVRNSKGAEATPSGWRPGKITLKPGPDLVGKVWEVWKTNMAFD; from the coding sequence ATGCCTGAAGAGATGAAGATCGGCTGCGCCCGCCCCACAGGCGGGCCGGTCGGAGGAACCGTCAAGACGGAAAAAGAAAATCAACCCCTACCCAAAAAGGAGATATCACCGATGATACAGGTTGGAGAAAAAGCCCCGGATTTCTCAGCACCAGGCTATCAACAGGGCAAGTTTATATCCGTAAAGCTATCCGAATATTTAGGGAAATGGGTGGTTCTATGTTTCTACCCCGGTGATTTTACCTTTGTTTGAGCCACGGAGCTTTCGGCAGTTGCCGAAAAATACGCTGAATATCAGAAGCTGGGCGCAGAAATTCTTTCCATGAGCATTGATTCGGTTTTCGTTCACAAGATGTGGGACGATCATGAGCTTTCCAAAATGGTAACCGGCGGCATTCCCTTTCCCATGCTTTCGGATGCCGGTGGAAACGTCGGCAAGGTGTTCGGTGTTTTCAATGAAATTGCCGGGGTAGAAAATCGCGGCAGGTTCATTATCGATCCGGAAGGGGTGTTACAGGGCTATGAGGTTCTCACGCCGCCGGTGGGCAGAAATATGCTGGAAACCCTCCGCCAGATTCAGGCCTTTCAGGTGGTCAGGAACAGTAAGGGAGCAGAAGCCACGCCATCCGGATGGCGGCCGGGCAAAATCACGCTGAAACCCGGACCGGATCTTGTCGGCAAGGTATGGGAGGTATGGAAAACCAACATGGCTTTCGATTGA
- a CDS encoding LysM peptidoglycan-binding domain-containing protein, with translation MRRFVPLNVMAWFGLFLLMSGSDIGWAYNPFPKYESIVPNVAFWKKVYSRYSTSQGIIHDNLDLNIIYEVVELAPFDAPGSDAINSKRKNKAIEKYSGLLRRLARNPKAMDAESRRVARLFGAKGNSKTYRRAAERIRCQLGLKDRFRAGLIRSGAYLEEIRAILRAEGLPEDLCYLPHVESSFNTNAYSKFGAAGMWQFMPATGKRFMRVDYAVDERLDPILSSRAAAKLLKENYAALGCWALALTAYNHGTGGMVRAKAIYGNYPAIQKYYQSKSFKFASRNFYSEFLAAREIASNYQTYFGKIDLDRPTPTRTFTVKQYVALGDLCRHYGIESRRIKEMNPALRPPVIAGRKLIPKGYALRLPSGGKNVSPSLLAEIPADLYKSDQKHSRFYTVRAGDTASKIARAHGIKLDELRAANELDHRATLYPRQALRIPGPGEKTGRRSKKTTGGKEPSVAMATVAQAEKADAVKPGKSKEQLAYPKPILASVIPLGRTHVVEKDAAAVAGAESGSGDRPNLEVVTADVRIQKKMRVGGRPVALIHVEVEENLGRYAEWARVSVSQIRKLNRLSNSGALRLGQPLKIPLQHTSVAAFEEQRYEYHKRLQEDFFAVYRITGLQPYQVGPGETYWKLCYEKFSIPFWLLKHCNPEVDLSALGIKQKLIIPSIDRISGDEPGVEGNAEVDWRYLPEAANMIA, from the coding sequence ATGCGCCGATTTGTACCGTTAAATGTCATGGCCTGGTTCGGTTTGTTTCTCCTGATGAGTGGCTCGGACATCGGTTGGGCTTATAATCCTTTTCCGAAATACGAGAGCATTGTCCCCAATGTGGCGTTCTGGAAGAAGGTCTATTCCCGCTATTCCACCTCTCAAGGGATTATTCACGACAATTTAGACTTGAATATCATTTATGAAGTGGTCGAGTTGGCGCCGTTTGATGCGCCCGGCTCGGACGCGATCAACAGCAAACGGAAAAATAAAGCGATCGAGAAGTATTCGGGCTTATTGCGCCGGTTGGCCCGCAATCCAAAAGCAATGGATGCCGAGTCACGGCGCGTGGCCCGGTTATTCGGGGCCAAGGGGAATTCGAAGACTTACAGACGTGCGGCCGAACGCATTCGCTGTCAATTGGGGCTAAAAGATCGCTTTAGGGCCGGGCTGATTCGCTCCGGCGCGTATCTTGAGGAGATTCGCGCAATTCTCAGGGCAGAAGGCCTTCCCGAGGATCTGTGCTATTTGCCCCATGTCGAATCTTCGTTTAACACGAACGCATACAGCAAGTTCGGCGCTGCCGGCATGTGGCAGTTTATGCCCGCTACCGGCAAGCGCTTCATGCGGGTGGATTATGCGGTCGATGAGAGGCTCGATCCTATTTTATCGTCCCGGGCCGCTGCGAAACTGCTCAAAGAAAATTATGCCGCTCTGGGCTGCTGGGCGCTGGCGCTTACGGCTTATAATCACGGCACGGGGGGAATGGTGCGCGCCAAAGCCATTTACGGCAACTATCCGGCCATTCAAAAATATTATCAAAGTAAAAGCTTCAAGTTCGCTTCCCGCAATTTCTATTCGGAATTTCTGGCTGCCCGCGAAATCGCTTCCAATTATCAAACCTATTTCGGAAAGATCGATTTGGATCGGCCGACACCCACGCGCACCTTTACCGTTAAGCAATACGTCGCGCTGGGGGATCTCTGCCGGCACTATGGCATTGAGAGCCGGCGGATTAAAGAAATGAACCCCGCGTTGCGGCCGCCCGTCATTGCGGGCCGAAAATTGATTCCAAAGGGGTATGCCCTTCGGTTGCCGAGTGGCGGGAAGAACGTTAGCCCCTCTCTGTTGGCTGAGATACCCGCCGACCTATATAAATCCGACCAAAAGCACAGCCGCTTTTATACGGTGCGGGCCGGAGATACCGCTTCAAAAATTGCCAGAGCGCACGGAATCAAGCTCGATGAGCTAAGAGCGGCGAATGAGTTGGACCACCGGGCGACGCTTTACCCGAGACAGGCGTTAAGAATTCCCGGTCCGGGGGAAAAAACGGGTCGCCGGTCGAAGAAGACGACCGGCGGGAAAGAGCCTTCTGTGGCAATGGCAACCGTGGCGCAGGCTGAAAAGGCCGATGCGGTGAAACCCGGGAAATCGAAAGAGCAGCTCGCCTATCCGAAACCGATCTTGGCGTCGGTGATTCCCCTTGGCCGAACGCATGTGGTTGAAAAGGACGCCGCTGCGGTTGCTGGTGCTGAATCGGGAAGCGGCGACCGTCCCAATTTGGAAGTGGTTACCGCCGATGTGCGGATTCAAAAAAAGATGCGCGTCGGTGGCCGCCCGGTGGCCCTTATTCACGTCGAAGTCGAGGAAAATCTGGGCCGTTACGCTGAATGGGCGCGGGTAAGCGTTTCTCAGATTCGGAAACTCAACCGGCTGAGCAACAGCGGGGCGCTGCGTCTGGGGCAACCGCTTAAAATCCCTTTGCAGCATACCTCTGTTGCTGCATTTGAAGAACAGCGTTATGAATACCACAAGCGCCTGCAGGAGGATTTCTTTGCCGTTTATCGTATTACCGGGTTGCAACCCTATCAGGTCGGTCCGGGCGAAACGTATTGGAAGCTTTGCTATGAAAAATTTTCAATTCCCTTCTGGCTCCTAAAACATTGCAATCCCGAGGTCGATCTTTCGGCTTTGGGTATTAAACAGAAACTGATCATTCCCAGCATTGATCGAATCAGCGGCGATGAGCCCGGCGTGGAGGGGAATGCCGAGGTGGATTGGCGCTATTTGCCGGAGGCGGCTAACATGATCGCCTGA